The sequence below is a genomic window from Rhizobium gallicum bv. gallicum R602sp.
ATCCTCCGACGCGCACTTTGATGTAGCAAGCCTTGCCCGCAGGCTCGCACATTCCTGGCACCAGTGGCAGAATGCGCGGGAAATCGAATCCATGCCTTTCGACATTCGCAAGGATATTGGTTGGCCGTCTGCGGACGACGCGGATGAACGCAAGGTTATGTAATGAATGCGACATACCTCCCCGCTTGAAGGCGGCGCCAGCCCGCGGCAGCGCCGCCTTCATCATTTCAGCGATCCGCAGATTTAATCTTGAATTCTAAAGACATATATCTTCAGACAGGCCGATGCCGCAACTTTTGCCGACTGTCTTCGTCATTTGACGACGATCAAATTCGCCAATGTCGCAAAATAGCTCTTCACGGCCGCATTTTTCCATGCGAATGTCGCTTTGGAGACATCAGAACGACGCATTCCACGCAACGAATAGGCAATCGCCCTCGAGCATGGATTTTTTCTCATGAACAAGATGCTGACCAAGAAGCGTTCTCTCGTCTTCTTTATGGTTCCCCAGTTCACCATGCTGCCCTTTTCGGCGGCGATCGACACGCTGCGCATCGCCAACCGCATGCTCGGCTATCAGGCTTATACCTGGCGGCTGACCTCGGTCGACGGCAACAAGGTCTATTCCTCCTGCGGCATCGGCGTCGAGGCAAATTCGTCGCTTGCCGAAGAGCGCCGGCATCTTGGCGGTGAAAACCGCCCGAACATGGTGCTCGTCTGTTCGGGAATCGATGTCGAGGATTTCAACAACAAGTCCGTCAATGCCTGGCTTCGCGAATCCTACAATCGCGGCGTGGCCGTCGGCAGTCTCTGTACGGGCGCGCATGTGCTTGCTCAAGCCGGGCTCTTGAACGGCAAGCGCTGCGCGATCCACTGGGAAAACCTGCCGGGCTTCTCCGAAGCCTTTCCGCAGGCGGAGGTCTATGCCGACCTCTATGAAGTGGACAGCAATCTCTACACCTGCGCCGGCGGGACCGCTTCGCTCGACATGATGTTGAACCTCATCGGCCAGGATTTCGGCGAAGCGCTCGTCAACCGTGTCTGCGAGCAGCATCTGACCGATCGCGTCCGCAGTCCGCACGACCGTCAGCGCCTGCCGCTACGCGCCCGCCTCGGTGTCCAGAATTCCAAGGTTCTGTCGATCATCGAACTGATGGAAGGCAATCTCGCCGAACCTCTGTCGCTGCTTGAGATCGCGGATGGCGCCGGCCTGTCCCGCCGCCAGATCGAGCGGCTTTTCCGGCAGGAAATGGGCCGGTCTCCCGCCCGCTACTATCTGGAGATCCGGCTCGATCGCGCCCGTCACCTGCTGGTGCAGTCTTCGATGCCGGTCGTCGAAGTCGCAGTCGCTTGCGGCTTCGTCTCCGCATCGCACTTCTCGAAGTGTTATCGCGAACTTTACAACCGTTCACCGCAGCAGGAGCGCGCCGAGCGCAAGCTGACGATGGCAACGGCTCGCCAAGCGATCGCAGCATAATAAAGGAAGCGGCGCACTACTGCGCCGCTTCCTCCGTCATCCTGGCGTCGGAATAGACCTGGTTACGGCCCTTGTGTTTGGCCATGTAGAGAAACTGGTCGGCGGCGTTGAGGTAATTCTCGAAGGTTTCGTAGCCCGAGATTTCCGCAACGCCGATCGAGATGGTGACCGAGAGTTCCTCGTCGTCGGCAGCCACCTTCAGCCGCGAGATATCCGAGCGGATTTCGTCGCAGAGCTTCGTTGCCGCAGCCGAATCCACCATCGGGAAAAGGATAGCGAACTCCTCGCCGCCGAGGCGCGAGAGAAGATTGTCACTGCCTTCGAAGATTGCAGCAAGCCGGCTTGCAACCGCCTTCAGCACCTCGTCGCCGATCTCGTGGCCATAGGTGTCATTCAGCCGTTTGAAATGATCGATGTCGAGGATAGCGACTGAACTCGGCGATTTTTGCCTCAGGCACTCGTTCACGACCTTTGGCCCGTAATCGTAGAAATAGCGGCGGTTATAGAGGCCGGTCAGATAATCGCATGCGGCGGCGGATCGCAGTTGCTTCATCTGAGTCAGCGTCTCGACATTGTTGGCAATGCGGCACTGAAGTTCCTCGGCCACGAACGGCCTGTAAACGAAGTCGCTGGCGCCGGCCTTCAGGAAGCTTGCCGACAGCATCCGGTCGTTGGAAGAGGAGATGCCGATGACACGCATCCTGTCGGAACCGAAGCGATGACGGATGCGCCGCGTGAGCTGATAGCCCGTCATGTCCGGCATGTGATGGTCGGTCACCACAAGTTCGATGTCACTGTAGGCCTCAAGCGCAGCCAGAGCTTCGAGCCCCGAGGTTGCCTCGACGACCATGTACTGCTGCGCCTTCAAGAGGTCGACGAGCACCTGGCGCGCAGACGGAACGTCATCGACAACGAGGACGCGCGTCTTGCGGTTCAGCATCGCGCGGCGCACGGTCGCGACCAGATTGTCGAGCGCGAATTCATTGTCCTTGAGGACGTAATCGATGACGTTGCGTTCCAGTATCCGGTTGCGGGTCGCCGTATCGAAGGTCGCGGTAAAAACGATCGTGGGAACATTGTGCTCGATCGTGCAATCAAGCGCCTCGCCATAGGGCGAATCCGGCAGGTTCAGATCGACGACGGCCATCGTGAATCCCTGACGGTCCTGCGCCAAAGCCTCCTGCAGCGCCTTCAGCGAAGAACAGGGCTTGACGTTGAGGCCGAGCTCGGCCTGAAACCGATGGCAGAGCACGGCGGAAAACATCCGGGAATCTTCAACCAGAAGTAACTTCTGCGTTCCGAAGCGAGGGCCCGAGCCGTCCCGACTGAAATCCGCCTGAAATGCCATGCCCCCTACTCTCCCAAGTGCAATGAAAAGCCGAATCGGCCTTCATTGCGGCGGCAAGGACGATAGCCGAGAGACCTCAAGGGTTGAAGGGGCAGAACGGCTATAAAGTAACCTGCAATTGCAACAATTCGAGGTATCTCCACAACGCCAGGGGGCTCCTCATTCATCCGGGGGCCTCCTGATACCGCGTTCGATCCTCGAATCAGGCAACGGCCCTCTCCTTCTTCATCGTCTGGATCTGCAGCAGCGTGTCGAGGTTCTGGTTGACGCGGCAATAGAACTCCTCGTCGATGAACGGGCGCAGCATGAAATCGTTGCCACCCGCCTTGAGAAAGCGCGCCGAAAGCAGTCGGTTGGATGAGGACGAGACGCCGATGATGCGCAGCTGATGCGAGCCGATACTGGCGCGGATGCGTCGCGTAAGCTCGAAGCCGTCGATATCGGGCATGTTGTAGTCGGTGACCATGAGGCCAATGTCGCGATTGGCCTTCAGGATCTCGAGCGCCTTGGCACCGCTCTCGGCAACGCTGACGCGGAAGTTATAGCGCCTCAGGCGGCTGGAGAGCAGCGCGCGCGCCGTGGCGCTGTCGTCCACGATCAGCACGTGATGGCGCTTGTTCGTCAGGAAACGGCAGATCGCTTCGGCGAGCAGATCGACCGCGAAGATGTTGTCCTTAAGGATGTAGTCGACGATATCCTTCGCCATCAGTTCGTCGCGCAGGCCCTCGTTGAAGGTGCCGGTAAAGACGATGGTCGGAATGCTGAGATCGACCAGATATTCCAGCGCCTCGCCCTTCTCAGCGCCGGGGAGATTGATGTTGGAGATCGCGAGCATGATCGGCTCGGAAGACTTGTCGTAAGCAAGCTGCAATTCCTCGAAATTGCGGCAGATCTCGACGTCGATATTGAAAAGCTCCTTCAGCCGTTTGCTGATCATCGACGTAAAGACATTTGAATCTTCAGCGAGAATAATACGCGCACCAGCAAACATCTCTCCGGAATACTGCATTCCCGAAATGCCTAAAAATGACATAGCAAACCTTTTGATGGAAATTCTGTCCCCGGCCGAACCGATACATCAATTCGTTTGAGTATTTGTTAATCGACGTGGCGCGATGCCATGAGAAGAAGGCAGTCCGTAAGACTGGCTGCTATTTCTCGACTTATGCTTAAGAGACTATTCGCGAACGGCCGTGCCGAACGTCTACTTGATGATGACCGAGCCTTTGACGATCTCGATTGTCTCGCCGCCACCGAGGCCGATGCGGTCGCCGTCCGGCGTCGTCATGAAACAGCCTGCGGCGCAGAGCGTCTCCGATGCGCCGGCATCGACGACGACCTCGACGCGGTTTCCGCCTTCGGTGACGATAACGACGACCGGCGCCGGATCAGTGTTGGTGATTGTCGCCGCTTCAGCGCCCGCGGCGATGAGAAGCGAAAGAAGCATGACCGTGGCAAACCTTGCCATTCAGCGCGGCGCAGCGATGCGCCCTCCCCTGGAGCGTCTCGGCGCTGCTGCCCCAGCAGCGAAATTCCGATTGCCCAGGCTTTATAAGCGAGAGCCTCTGAAGGATCCCTGAATAAAATACTTAGCCTTTGCGATTGCCATCGGCCGCTTTGCTGCGCAGCTGTCGCACCGCTCCGGTGTCCGTCACGCCGGTATCGCCGACAGGCTGTTCGTCTGCTCTTGTCGAGGAAGGTTCCAGCGCCGGGCCAGGCACGTGGTCGCGGTGGAAAATGACGTCGCTCTGCGGCAGCGGGATTTCGATCCCTTCTTCCTTGAAGCGTTTGAGGATGGCGATACGTAGGTTGTTCCTGACGTTCATGCCCTCGCCCATGTCGGCCAGCATGAAGCGCAGCTCGAAGTCAAGCGAATAGGCGCCGAAACGCAAAAACTCGACATGCGGCTCCGGATTGCGCAGCACGAATGGCGCCTCGTTGACCAGCTCCAGGAGGATATCCATGACTTTCTGCGGATCGGCATCGTAGCTGACGGAAATGGGGATTTCCGAACGGCCGACCTTGTTGCGGTGTGTCCAGTTGCCGACCGCAGCATTGATGAGTTCGGAGTTCGGCACGATGATCGACTGCTTGCGGAAAGTCTCGATCTCCGTCGCACGCACGGAAATGCGCGTTACGATACCTTCTGCCGTGCCGGAGACGACATGGTCACCGACCTTGAATGGCCGTTCCACAAGCAGGATCAGGCCCGAAACGAAATTCGAGACAATGTTCTGCAGGCCGAAACCGATACCGACCGAAAGCGCCGAAGCAACAAGTGCCAGGTTCGAAAGGTCAATACCTGCCGCCGAAACGCCGATGATCGCAGCGACGGCGACGCCGAGATAACCGATGCCGGTCTTGACGGAATTGCGCACGCCGAGATCGACATGGCTTCGCGCCATGACGTTGCTGTCGAGCCATCGCTGAACCCAGCGAGTCAGGAAATAACCGCCGGCGAAAAGCAGAATTCCGGTGAAGATACCGAGCAGCGAAATGCTGATCCCGCCGAGGCGGACCTCCGTGAAAAGACGGTAGGCGATCAGCTGAAGATCCTGGATATGGAAGCCCCAGAGCAACAGGATCAGGGGAATGCCGGTCATGAGCGCAACGGCATAGATCGCAAGTCCCACGCCAAGGCCGACCTGATCGATCGCCACCGGCCCCATATTGAAGCGGCTCTTCAGGAAGCGGCCGATGAAGGTGTCGCCGAAGCTCTCCTGCTTGGAAATCGCCTTGCCCGAGAGCAAGCCGATATAGGTGGTCACGATGATCGCGCCGGTGATGATGAATTGCGTGGCGACGAAGCGGGCAAGGCCGACATAGCCGATCAGCGCGGTCAGGATGAGACCTAGGCCGAGCAGGCGAAGGATGATCGCCATGCCGCGCGGCCAGTGGCGGCCTGGCGCATCGGGATCGCCGTCGTGCGCCAGCATCGGACGCCCAAAGGAGGCCGCGATCAGGATGAGACCGATAATCAGCGCCGCAATAAGGCTTCTTACGACGGTCAGAACCAGCGGTGAGCCCATCGCTTCGCTGACGCTGCCGAACAGGTAGTCGAGCGCATTGACGATCGCCATTGCCAGCAGGCAGGCGCCAATCGATTGCGCGCCGCGATTGGAAAGGCGCACGAGG
It includes:
- a CDS encoding GlxA family transcriptional regulator, which gives rise to MNKMLTKKRSLVFFMVPQFTMLPFSAAIDTLRIANRMLGYQAYTWRLTSVDGNKVYSSCGIGVEANSSLAEERRHLGGENRPNMVLVCSGIDVEDFNNKSVNAWLRESYNRGVAVGSLCTGAHVLAQAGLLNGKRCAIHWENLPGFSEAFPQAEVYADLYEVDSNLYTCAGGTASLDMMLNLIGQDFGEALVNRVCEQHLTDRVRSPHDRQRLPLRARLGVQNSKVLSIIELMEGNLAEPLSLLEIADGAGLSRRQIERLFRQEMGRSPARYYLEIRLDRARHLLVQSSMPVVEVAVACGFVSASHFSKCYRELYNRSPQQERAERKLTMATARQAIAA
- a CDS encoding diguanylate cyclase; the encoded protein is MAFQADFSRDGSGPRFGTQKLLLVEDSRMFSAVLCHRFQAELGLNVKPCSSLKALQEALAQDRQGFTMAVVDLNLPDSPYGEALDCTIEHNVPTIVFTATFDTATRNRILERNVIDYVLKDNEFALDNLVATVRRAMLNRKTRVLVVDDVPSARQVLVDLLKAQQYMVVEATSGLEALAALEAYSDIELVVTDHHMPDMTGYQLTRRIRHRFGSDRMRVIGISSSNDRMLSASFLKAGASDFVYRPFVAEELQCRIANNVETLTQMKQLRSAAACDYLTGLYNRRYFYDYGPKVVNECLRQKSPSSVAILDIDHFKRLNDTYGHEIGDEVLKAVASRLAAIFEGSDNLLSRLGGEEFAILFPMVDSAAATKLCDEIRSDISRLKVAADDEELSVTISIGVAEISGYETFENYLNAADQFLYMAKHKGRNQVYSDARMTEEAAQ
- a CDS encoding response regulator, giving the protein MSFLGISGMQYSGEMFAGARIILAEDSNVFTSMISKRLKELFNIDVEICRNFEELQLAYDKSSEPIMLAISNINLPGAEKGEALEYLVDLSIPTIVFTGTFNEGLRDELMAKDIVDYILKDNIFAVDLLAEAICRFLTNKRHHVLIVDDSATARALLSSRLRRYNFRVSVAESGAKALEILKANRDIGLMVTDYNMPDIDGFELTRRIRASIGSHQLRIIGVSSSSNRLLSARFLKAGGNDFMLRPFIDEEFYCRVNQNLDTLLQIQTMKKERAVA
- a CDS encoding mechanosensitive ion channel family protein gives rise to the protein MRLTIILLRTFLCLMLAVSAAGLPGSFAAAQEPPQPQAQAPAPAPLADAGLDQAVKEIEKAKAKLTSLQDGVKQNADNDDALVGLSAQVDELGRHVLTTSVNLRPRFDQIKSRLTELGDPPKEGQPPEAQIVTEERNALTAERAQINAVTGDAENLSLAINQLMNEVVETRRRLFAATLLRRTEVSVSVLDDAAKAFVEEVGEFRQALSSWLSFVWKFKRFAMFAAIFMSLATGLVMLSGGYRMFGRYLTRDDGVENPSYISRLSIAFWSTLIRTFALSAVLVTSYIFLNGFNVLRPDIAPVVAALFGAIGLIYFVGRFSNAVFAPREPQWRLVRLSNRGAQSIGACLLAMAIVNALDYLFGSVSEAMGSPLVLTVVRSLIAALIIGLILIAASFGRPMLAHDGDPDAPGRHWPRGMAIILRLLGLGLILTALIGYVGLARFVATQFIITGAIIVTTYIGLLSGKAISKQESFGDTFIGRFLKSRFNMGPVAIDQVGLGVGLAIYAVALMTGIPLILLLWGFHIQDLQLIAYRLFTEVRLGGISISLLGIFTGILLFAGGYFLTRWVQRWLDSNVMARSHVDLGVRNSVKTGIGYLGVAVAAIIGVSAAGIDLSNLALVASALSVGIGFGLQNIVSNFVSGLILLVERPFKVGDHVVSGTAEGIVTRISVRATEIETFRKQSIIVPNSELINAAVGNWTHRNKVGRSEIPISVSYDADPQKVMDILLELVNEAPFVLRNPEPHVEFLRFGAYSLDFELRFMLADMGEGMNVRNNLRIAILKRFKEEGIEIPLPQSDVIFHRDHVPGPALEPSSTRADEQPVGDTGVTDTGAVRQLRSKAADGNRKG